The sequence GCTCGGCGGCCGCGAGCTGTTGCATTCGGCGGCGGGCCTCGACCCCGATTCGTTCTGGGCCGCGCTCGACGCCTCGCTCGACGGTTTCACGTCGCGGGCCCGCCGCGAGCTCGAGCGCGTGCTCGACCACTCGCGCCACGTGAGCGCCGAGCGCCGAGCCCTGCGCGACGACGCGCCGTGGCGGCGCGAGCGGGCCGCGCGCCGGCTCGGCACGCTGGGCGCGCGACGCCATTCGCGGGCGCTGCGCCGCGCCATGGGCGCCGGCCCCGAATTCGTCACGCTGGCGGCGGCGCAGGCGCTGGGCCGCGCGCGCGATCGCCGCGCGCTCGAGTGGCTGCTCGCGCATCCGAGCGTGATCGAGCATCGCTCGCCGCAGCTCCACATCGCGCTGCTCCAGTCGTTCGGCCGCGGCGCCGCACCGGTGCTGCTCATGGCGCTCCAGCGCGGCGTCGCGACGAGGCGCATGGAGCGCGCGGCGATCGAGACCCTGGCGTGGTGCGGCCACCTCCCCGCGGTGCCGCTCATCGCGCGGGCGCTCGGCCACGAGTGGCGCGACCTGCGCGTGTCGGCCGTGCGCGCCCTGGGAACACTGGGCGCCCGGGAATACGCGACGCGCGTGCGCAGCGCGCTCGACGACGAAGCCTGGCAGGTGCGCGCCCAGGCCGCGCGAGCGCTGGGACTGCTGCGTGACCCCGATTCGGTCATGGCGCTGGCCGCGCGGCTCGACGACCGGGCCTGGTGGGTGCGCCGGCACGCCGCCTACGCGCTGTTCGAGCTGGGCGACGCCGGCCGCCACGCGCTGCAGCGAGCCGCGAAGGCTCACGCCGACCCTTACGCCCGCGAGATCGCGGCCGAAGCGCTTTCGGGCGGCTTCCCGGGAAACGCGCTTGGCCACCGTCGCGCCGCCCCTTAGGCTCGGGCGCATGTCCGCGCCTCGCCCCCACGACCCGCGCCGTGGCCGCCCGTCGCGCTATATCCGGGAACGGGCCGCACAGGAAGGCAGCGCGGTGACGCGCGTCAAGGACGCGCTCGCCATGCGTGGACTTTCGCCGCGCAAGCGCTTCGGCCAGAATTTCCTGGTGCGCGAGGATCTCGCCGATCGGATCGTCGAGCACTGCCATCTGCGCGACGACGAGGTCGCGGTCGAGATCGGTCCCGGCGCCGGCGCGCTCACCGAGCGCATTGCGCGGCGCGTCCGGCGGCTGGTCGCCATCGAGAAGGACTTCGGCCTGGCCGAGCTGCTGCGCGAGGATCTCGCCGCGATCGCCAACCTCGAGATCGTGACCGCCGACTTCCTCGAGTTCGATCTCGCGGCACTGGCAGCGCGAAGCGGCGTCGAGCAGCTGGTGGTGGTCGGCAACATTCCCTACAACATCACCACGCCGATCCTCGAGCGACTGTTCGAGCAGCGCGCGGTCGTGCGCAGCGCGGTGCTGCTGGTGCAGAAGGAATACGCCGAGCGCCTGAGCGCCGCGGCCGGAACTCCCGAATACGGCGCGCTCACGCTGTTCGCCCGCTACCACGCCCTGATGGAGCCGCTGCTCCACGTGCGCGCGTCGGCGTTCTGGCCTCGGCCCGAGGTGGATTCGCTGCTGGTGCGATTCTTCCTGCGCGCGAAGCCGCCGGTCGAGGTGGCGAGCGAGTCGCTGCTCTTCCGCATTATTCGCGGCGCGTTCCAGATGCGCCGCAAGCAGCTCGCCAACACGCTGGAAGCCTCGCTCGATCTGGACCGCGAGGGCGTGGCGCGCCTGTGCCGCGCGGCCGGCATCGACGGACGGCGCCGCGGCGAGACCCTCACGCTCGACGAGTTCGCGCGGCTCGCCAACGCGGCAGCTTCGTGAGCGGCGCCCCCGCCCGATCGGCGCCGGCGGTCGCAGCGCTGAACCCGGCCCCCGATCCGGTGCGCGAGCGCCTGCCGGCGGTCGACGCCGCGCGTGGCCTCGCGCTGCTGCTCATGCTGCTCGACCACGCCGCGTTCTTCGCCAAGGTCAACGTGGCGGCCGAGAGCTACACGCGCCGCCCGCTGTCGCTGTGGGGGCCGGGCTGGGTGATCGCCGGACTGTTCACCAACGTCTCGGCGCCGACCTTCTGGTTCGTCGGCGGCTTGAGCGTGGCACTGATGGCGGGACGCGAGCGCTGGAAGCACGCGACCGACGACTTCCTGCTGATTCGCGCCGGCGCGCTCTATCTGATCGACATGGTGTTGGTGTCGTGGGAGTGGAATCCGCTGCACGCGCCGCACGCGGTGGTGGATTTCGAGCTGCTCTCGTGCCTGGCCACCGCGCTGTTGCTCATGATCCCGTTGCGGCGGCTGCCCGACCGGCCGCTGATCGCCGTCACCGCCATTCTGTTCGTGGGCTATGCGGCGCTGATCCGGCTGGTGCCGACCGCGACGCTCGAGAGCTTCGCGTTCCCGGCCCGCCTGCTGGTGACCTTCGACGAGGTTCATCGTCCGGTGGTGACCTTCCCGGTGCTGGGCTGGATGGGACTGATGACGATGGGACTGCTGTTCGGGCGGCGCCTCGTGCGCGGCGATTGGCTCACCGGCCGGCCGTACTACCTGGCCGCCGGCATCTGCCTCGCGGTGTGGTTGGCGGCGCGCCTCACCGGACTCGGCAGCGTCAACGTATGGCGGCCGGCGCAGGGGGTGCAGGCGCTGTTCATCATGCAGAAGGGTCCGCCGTCACTCGACTACGAGGCGTTCAACATCTCGTTCGGCCTGCTGGCCCTGGGCGGCTTCCTGGATTTGGGCAGCGCGATCAAGGATCTTGCGGCGGGCCGCTGGCTGATCGCCTGGGGACAGGCTCCGCTGTTCCTGTTCGTCGCGCACCTGCTGGTGACGTTCGTGTGCGCGCGCGCGCTGCTCCATCTGCCGTACCTGCGCCAGGCCGATGTGCCGCGCTACGCGCTGACATTCGTCGTCACGGCGGCGGTGCTGCTCCCCATGGCGCGCTGGTACCGCGCGTTGAAGGAGCGCAACCCGGATCGCGTGATTCACTACCTGTAGCGCGGCGCGACAGCGAGATCAGCGCGCGATCACCGCCCGCGTCTGGATCGATCGCCCGCCCTGCGTGAGCCGCAGCACGTACACACCGGCTTTGAGAGCGGCGCTCTCTTCCAGCCGCACGACATGGGTGCCCGCGCCCAGCGTCACCTCGCGGCTCAGCACCCGCCGGCCCTGCACGTCCAGCAGCTCGAGCTTCGCTGCCTGAGCGCCCGGCAGCGTGAACTCGGTCGTCAGCGGGCCCGCGCTCGGGTTCGGCCGCAACGCGCCGAACGACAGCGCCAGCGTCTGCGGAACGCGCACGCGGACTTCGCCCAGCGTCCGCCACGCGCCGTTCTCCATCACCCGCAGCCGGTAGGCGTAGCTGGCGCCCGCCGTCACCGCGTCGTCTTCGTAGCTCACGTTGCCGGTGCCGTCGGCCCGCACCGTGGCGAGCGTGGCATAGCCCGAGCCGTTGGCGTCGCGCTCGAGCGTCGCCACGAAGTTGGCGCCGTTCGGCGAGAACCAGCGGAGCAGCACGCGTCCCGGCTCGGCCGACGCGCTCACCAGCGAGGCCTCGGCCGACACCGTGCCGTCGCCGAGGATCTTGCCGGCGTAGACGCGCAGCCCGCCGCGCGCGTCGTCCCACGCGCTGATCACGCCATTGGTGCCGTCGGTGACGGCGCACGGCGTGTCCTGGTCATCGGGCGTGTTCACGATCGCCGCGCCGCCCGACGGGAAACCCGGCGGACGCGATCCGCCCGACAACATGCGCTGCACGTAGACATCCGGATTTCCGGCACGGTTGTCGACCCACACCACGTCCACGCCGCCGGCGTTGTCGGGCAGTGCCAGGAACTCGCCCTTCGAGGTGGCCGCGTCGCAGAGCAGATTGCCGTCGGCCGCCCAGCCGGCGGCGATCGCACCCGTCGAAGTGACGTGCTGGGCGTAGAACGTGTTGGTGGTGCCGGCGCCGCGATAATCCTGCCAGACCGCGACCGCCCCGCCGGAAAGATCGGGCACCAGCCTCGTCCCGTCCTGCAATCCCGCCGCGCCGCAGAGCTGGACGCCGTTGAGCGGCCACGGCGAGGGAATCGTTCCCGAAGGCGTAATGCACTGCGCGAAGATGTCGAGGTCGAAATTGCGATCGTCGGTCCACGCCAGCATGAAGTTCCCGGTCGAGAGCCGGGTGATGGCCGGGCTGAACTTGGTGAGCGAGCCGGTGCAGATCAGCACGCCGTTCGCGTTCCAGCCGGGCGAGAACGTGCCATCGCCCGCCAGCCGCGTGGCGAACACGCTGTCGTTCGACGCCCAGGTGAAGAGGAAGCCCCCCGAGCCGTCCAGCGTGAAGTCAATTTCCTGATTGTTGGCATTGCCGATCGCTTTCCCGCCGCCCGGCCAGCCGGCGATCGCGTTGCCCGAGCCGTCCAGCCGCACCACCCACGGTTGCAGGTTCATGTCGGTCCAGCCGACGTAGGTGCCGTTCGAGCCGTCCGCGCGCAGGGCATAGCCCTGGAGTTCGCCGACCGCGTACCTCCTGCCATTCACCGGCCAGCCCGGGCTCAGCGCTCCGGCGCTCGTGATGCGCTGCAGATAGAGATCGCCGATCGAGCCGGAACCGGTGTGGAGCACGCTCCAGCTCACGTACATCCCGCCGGCGCCATCGGTGCACGACTGGACCAGCACTTCAAACGAATCCGTCACCGCCACCGGGAATCCCGCCGGGTCCCAGCCCGAGACGAAATTGCCGTTCGAATCGAGATGGCTCGCGAACACGTCGGGCGCTCCGCTGCGGAAGTCCTCGAATGCGAAGATCGCGCCGCCCGATCCATCGGCGACGCCGGTCGGCTCGGCCTGGCCAATCGGGCTGGTCACCACCGGCTCGCCGTTTCCGGTCCACGACTCGATCGAGGGCAGGCCGCCCTGATCGGGGTTCGGCATCGACGCGCCCGACTTGGCCGCCGCCAGGCGTGTGCGCGCGGTCGCGACGCGCGATTGCAGCCGCGCGATCCAGGCACGGCGGGCGTCGGTGCCCTGGCGCGGAAATTCGCGGCCCATGAAGCGAACGTACTGCGGATCGCGAGCAGGCGGCGTGGCCGCGCGCGCGAACGACGGAAGGCCGAACAGCGAAACGAGAGCGGCTGCGAGAACCATCGCCTGGCGACGCACGCGACACCTCCGGTGGGGAAGGCGGATTCCGGGGCAGAGATCGGTCGAGCCGGGAGTATGGCTGCGGCCCGGCCCACGTTCAATAACGCGAAAAAGCCGGTCGCTTCGGCTAGCGGCCCGGGCGGCGGCGGGCTACACTCATGGGGTGATCGGGCGTCGGGCTGCCGGTGCGGCCCGACGCCTTTTCGTGCCGGGTGGGAGGTCGAGCCCTGAGAAGTCGCCCATTTCTCGTCTTGCCGTGCTTGCTGTGCTTCTCGCTCGCGCTCTCGTGCAGCAAGAAGAGCAGTCCCGGAAATCCAATGGCGCCGCCCGGGCCCACCGCCAGCGTGAGCGGCGTGGTGTTCAACCTGACGGGCGGCGGCTCACCGCTGGCCGGTGCGACGGTCTCATCCACTCCCGGTGCGGGCTCGAACGTCACCACCAATGGCCTCGGCCAGTACACCCTGACCATCCCCGCCGAGCAGGCCGTGAGCGTCACGGTTTCCAAGGCCGGATTCGCCTCGCACCCGGTGAACCTGAAGGCTTCGGCCGGCAACGCGGAAGGCTTGACGCTGTCGCTGCTGCCGATCGGCGTGACTCAAAACGTCGCGGCGGCCAGCGGCGGCCAGGTGATGGACCCGGTTTCCAGAACTGCGGTGACACTGCCCGCCGGATTCGTGAGCAGCAGCAGCACGGCGCAGGTTCAGGTCACCGGGCTCGATCCCACCACGGTTCAATCCATGGCGATGCCGGGCACGATCTCGGCGCTCAACCTGTTCAACGCCTCGGGCAATCTCGATCCGATCTCGGTCGCTGAAGTCACCGTCGGTGACGCCGCGGGCAACGGCTACGCGCTCGCCAAGACCATTCATCTCGAGCTGCCGATCCCCGCCTCGCGCGTGGCCGAGCTGCTTCCCGGTTCGGCGCTCCAGTGCTTCCGCTACGATCCGACCGATGGCCTGTGGAAGGCCTTCGCCTACGGCACCGTGGCGAGCTCGGGGATCGGCGGCGTGCCGGTGGTCAAGGTCGACGTGGATCATCTGTCGTGGTACGCGGCCGGGCTGCTCGATGGCACGCCCGCATGCGTGAGCGGGATCGTGACCGCGGGCGGCACCCCGATTCCCAACGTCAACGTGCAGGCGTTTCCCGGCGGGCTCACCACCACCAACTCGCTCGGGCAATACGAAGTGGACGCCGCGCCCCACGCCGCCATTCAACTGGTGGCCACGCGCGTCGCCGGCGGCGCCATCACCACCGCCGGGGCCAGCGCCCAGTCCGACACCATCGGCAATCCCTGCGTGCAGCGGAACCTCGCGCTGCAATCGGGGCCGGCGCAGAGCTACATCGTGGAAGCCCAGCTGATCCGCGGGCGGGACGCGGCGACCATCATTCGAGACGAAGCGACCGTCCGCATTCGCGTCAATACCTCGCCGACCTTCCCGGCCTATAACAACGCGGTCGTGAAGCTGAACGGCGGCGGCACCGTCACGACGCTGCCCTCCATCGGCAATGGGTACTACGGCGTGATCGGAGGGGTAAGCGGCTCGCTGAGCCTGCAACGCGGATCCAGCTACGAGCTGGACCTGGATTTCGACGGCGACGGCGCGATGGATGCGTCGGCAACGGTGCTCATGCCGGGAGGCATGAGGATCCTGTCACCCTCCAACGACGCCATCGTGGATTCGGTGTTCGCGGCGGAATGGAGCGACGACGCCAGCAGCTTCACTGGCTACGACGCGATCTACGTCGGCTCGTTCGAGCCGCTCACCTTTCCGATTCCCCCGCAGGTGTTCGTGACGGGATGGCCGGCGGGCACCGTGACCGTCGGCGATCGAACCGCCATCGGCGATCCCGCGCTCCACCTGTCGAACGACCCGCTGCCCACCGGCCAGTACTACTTCCACCTGTGGGCGGCCAACGGCCCGATCCGCTACGCCCTGCCCGACACCACTCTGTTCGGCACTCCCAACATCACCGGGCCGGGCGTCACCGGCTGGTTCTCGGCGATCTCGATGGCGGACAGCATCAAGATCGGCTCCATCATCATCACGCCGTAGAGGCGGCTTGGGCTGCGAGGAGCCGCCGAGGAGAGGGCGGCTCGGCCGCGACCAGCGAGCGGTATCCCCGCGCACACTTCGCAGCGAGGAGCGGCCGAATCCAGCGACGTGATCGGTTGCTCTCTCGCTGCCCATCAGGGCTCGACGAACTTGTAGCCGACCTTGTGCACCGCGACGATGAACGGCTGCGCGAACCCCGCCCCCAGCTTGGACCGCAGGTTGGAGACGTGGGTGTCCACGGTGCGCGTGGTGACGCCCAGCTCCTCGTCGACGCCCCAGATCTCCTCGAGCAGCTCTTCGCGACTCACGGTGCGACCGCGGTGCTCGATCAGATACTTGAGCAGCTCGAACTCCTTGAACGAGAGCGCCACCGCCTTGCCGGTCTTGTAGACCTCGCGCGGCTCGAAGCGCACCTCGACGTCGCCGAACTTGTAGATCGTGGGACCGGGCGCCGGGCCGGTGGCCGGGCCGCGTTGGACCAGACGGCGCACGCGCGCGACCAGCTCCTTGATGCCGAACGGCTTGGTCACGTAGTCGTCGGCGCCGAGGTCGAAGCCCTTGAGGATGTCGGCCTCGAAGTTGCGCGCGGTCATCACCAGCACCGGGATGTCGCGGTGGCGCTGCCGCAGCTCCTTCAGAACCGTGAAGCCGTCCTTCTCGGGCAGCATGATGTCGAGCAGCACCACGTCGGGCTTCTGCTTGAGGGCCATGCGCAGGCCCTCCTGCCCGTTCTTCGCGGTCAGCACCTCGTAGCCTTCGTAGCGGAAATTGTGAGCGAGTCCATCGAGCAGACCTTCCTCGTCCTCCACGATCAACACGCGCTTGGCAGCGGTTGTCACGTTTTCCTCCTTCATGAACTCACGGGAGCGCGGTCGTGGGCCCGCGCCGCATCCGCCCCGTCGGTGGCCGGCAGTACCAGCGTAAACACGCTTCCCCCTCCTGGATTCGGTGTCACCTCGACGCGCCCGTGATGAGCGCGCATGATTTGCTGCACCAGCGAAAGCCCGAGCCCGGCGCCTTTGGCATCGTGCTGCAGGCCGTGATCGATTCTCACGAACTTCTCGAAGATGCGCCGGCGGTCACCGGGCGCCACCCCGATTCCGTGGTCGGCCACCGATAGCTGCACCGTGCCGTTGGATGCGGCCGCCGTCACCCGGATGTAACGGTCATCTTTCGAGTACTTGACCGCGTTGTCCAGCAGGTTGAGCAGGCAGTGAGACAGGGCGATCGCGTCTCCCCGCACGCGCGGAAGCCCGTCGGGAAGATCGGTTTCCACCCGGAAGCCGGCATGCTCCAGTCGCGGGCGGAAGTTTTCCAGCGTTTCCTGAGCGATTTGCCGCACGTCCACCTGCGTCATCTTGAGAATATGGTGTCCCGACTCGAAGCGCGCCAGATCGAGAATGTTGTCCACCAGCCGGGTCAGCTTCTGGGTCTCGCGCTCGATCGTGGAAAGGAAGCGCTCGCTCTCGTCGGGACTGTTGAACCGGCGCATCTGCAAGGTCTCGACCGCCAGACGGATCAGCGCGATCGGTGTCTTCAGCTCGTGCGTCACGTTCGATACGAAGCTGGCCTTCATTTGTGCGAGCTCGAGCTGCCGGACGGTATAGCGGTAACCAAACAGCATCGCCGCCAGGATCACCAGCCCCATCAGGGTGATGATGAAGATCTCGAGCGAGATGAAGCGCAGCGTCCACGCCGCGCCGGCGCTCGAGGTGGGCGCCACGCGCACCACGTAGCGCTCGAACGGACCCGAAAGTCGCTCCATGCGGGCGGTCTTGAGATCGGCCGGCTCGCGTACCGCGCCCACGCGCTCGCCGCCCGGACCGAACACCTCGATGCTGACGTGGCGGATCGACTCGATCCCGCCGTAGATGCGCTCGTCGGCCGGGATCTTTTCCTGCACCACCTCATCGAGGTGGCGCTGGATGAACACGCCGGGGTCCACCCACCAGCCGCCCGCGCCGATGATGTCGTTGGTGCCGTTGCGGAGCAGCCAGCCCACGAAGTACTGGCCGCGCCGATGCCCCTCGCCGGGCGCGTAGGCCAGCACCTGGGACTCCACCAGCAGCACCGACAGCCCTTCGACTTCCGACACCGGCACGAAATGCCAGCCCGCGAATCCGTCGCCGTTCATCGGCACCGCCGCCAGCGCCAGCCCCGGATCGGCACCGGCGCGAATCGCGGGATCCACCGGCTCGAGCGCGGCGCGCAGATGTGAGTTCAGCTCGAGCTCGAATGCCTCGGCGACCTGCTGTCCGACATACGAGTCGTAGGTGGCACTGTCGGTCTCGACGCTGCGCGTGACGCGCTGCGTGAGGTAGATGGCGAGCCCCGCCAGGATCACGGCCGGAATCGCCACCGCGCTCAACACCGCGGTGAGCACGCGGCGGCGGAACGGAATGTTGGCAAGCGCGTTCTTGATGCGCTCGCGCAGCGGCGCCCCCTCGGGCGCCGTGCCGGGCGCACCCGATCGCGCGCGCGCCTCGGCCAGCGCCGCTTCGAGTGCGGCGCGGCGGGCGCTCTCGGCTGCCGGATTCATCGAGTCGGAAGTCGCCATCAGCAAATCGGGCCGGCCCGCGCGAGCGAGCCGGCCCGAAAACCGGGACCCTCGATCAACTCTTGGCGCGGATCGTGTTCACTCCGGCCAGCTCGTGGATCCTGGCCACGACCGCCGGATCGTTCGAGGTCATGAGCGTGAGGCATCCGCCGTCGATGTTGACGACCTCGCGGGTGAGCTTACCGCTTGCCGCGGCGCCGCGCAGGGCGCGGCAATTGTCGCAGAGCTTGGCGTCCTCGCCGGCCGAGGCGAACATGACGCCGGCCTCCTTGTGCCGCGCCATTGCCGACTGGACCGCCCGCACGCGCGCGGGATCGGTGGTGTAGACGTACATCACGCCATTCTTGAGCGGCACCACCTGGACCACCGCGCCGAGGCTGCGCATCTCCTGCTCGCAGGCGTCGAGATCGTGGCAGTAGGTACAGGTAGTGTGCTGCGCGCTGGCGGTGGCGCCGTTCGCGCCCGAGCACATGTGCTGGGCGGTCGCGGCGTGCGCCGAGCAGTTCGCGCCGGCGGTCGCGGCGTTCTTCCCGGTGCACGCGCCGCCCGACATGCTCGCGGCGGTGGCCGACGCTCCGCTCCTTCCCGAGCAGTGGTCGAACGCGGCGGTGATGGCCGCGGTCGAGGCGCCCTTCGCGCCATGGGGGCAGACCGAAGCCGAGCAGGCGGTGTTCGAGGCGGCGGCGCCGGCACCCTGGGCCTTCTGCTGGTCACAGGCGAACGCGGCGACGACCCCGGCGCACAGGCCGAGCACGGTGAAAGCAGGAACAAGGGGTCGCACTAGCTTCACGAGGCACCTCCAGGCACGCCAGCCGCGCCCGGGGTGGGCGCCGCTCAAGGGGAAGATCGGCCGAACCGAGGAAAAGCCTGTCATCAGACTCTTCGAATCGTGTCAGGGAAGGGCAAAAATCGCGGACCGGCCAACCGGTGGGGGCCCCGCCGGCGTGCGTTTCGCCCGCTCGGGACCATCGCCCCGGGCGTTGACGCCCCCGCCGAGGCTCCGTAACGTGCGGTCACTCCTCGATGAGCCCCAAGCGCCGAAAGAAGTCCGCGCCCGCCGACGCTCGCTTGCTCTTCATCCTGTTCGCCGGCGCCCTCCTGTTGTTCCTCGGCGGCGAGCTGGTCCGCTATCTGCGCTCGGATTCGGGCGCCATTCTGATCGCGCGCAGCCTCGGCCTCGGCGATCGCTCACGCCTCACCCAGATCCTCTCGCGCGACGTGCGGCGAGGGCTGGCAGCGGTCAACGTGCCACGCGACAGCGTGCGCGAGGAGCCGCCGCGCGGTTCGGGCACGAGCGTGCACTGGCGGATCGGGATCGCGCCCGAGGCCTCGCTGATCCAGGCCAACCGTGCGATCAGCGTAGCCGTCGCCCAGGGCGGCGGTCGGGTGTTCTCGGGGCGCGAGCGTCCAACGCCGCACGGCGGATCCGAGCTGACGCTGGTGGTGGGTGTGGGCCGCGATCGAACTCACGAACTGCTGCTGGCGCGTGCGGCGCGGCCGGAAGAGAAGAGTGAGGCTCACGCGGCGCGCATCGCGATCGTGCTGTACGGACTCGGCGATGACGAGGCCACGGCGAAGCAGGCGCTCGCGATCCCGCGTCCGTTCGCGGTGGTGCTGCCGCCCGACACCCGTTCCAGCGAAGCCCTGTTCCACGAGGCGCACGCGCGCGGCCGCGAAGTCGTGCTCCACCTGCCGCTCGAGCCCATCAACTATCCTCAGGTCAGCCCCGGGCCCGGCGCGATCCTCGTCACCATGAAGCCGGCGCGCATCGCGAGCGAGGTGCGACGCGAGATCGCGCAGGCGCGGCCGGTGGTGGCGGTGGCCAATCTCATGGGATCGCTCGCCACCCAGGACATGACGGTGATGACGGCGGTGTACGAGGAGCTGCGGCGCGAGCGCTTGCCGTTCATTCATCTCACGCCGGTCGCAGGCGCGGTGTGCCGCCCGCTGGCGTCACAGCTCGGCGTGGTCTACGCCGAGCCCGACCTGGTGCTCGACGGCGAAGCACGGGCCGAGAAGCCGGCCGGGCTCGACCGGGCCTGGCGCCATCTGGTCGAGAACACGCCGCCCGGCGGAACCCGTGTGGTGTGGTTGCGCGCCACCGCCACCAGCCGCGGGTGGCTCGAGAAGTCGCTCGATCCGAAGCGTCTCGACGGGGTCGACCTGGTTCCGCTCTCGGCGGTGCTGAAGCGGCCGCCCGAGCTGTAGGCTCGCTCTGAGGTCGGCGCCCCGGCACCCGCCCGGCGATTCGCGCGCCGGCAGGGTGGCGGTGGGCAACGGCGGCGCTCGGCGCGGCCGCCGGTCGGCACCACCGCCCCGCCGAAAAAATTCTGCTCTATCCACTGGACGCGTGCTATCTTCGCGCCGGCATGCGCACAGGACAGGACGTCCGGAGCATCCCCGAGGGATGGCTGGCGCGTGAGTGGCTGATGGCGAATGGGCTCGGCGGTTACTCCGCCGGCACCG is a genomic window of Candidatus Sulfotelmatobacter sp. containing:
- a CDS encoding divergent polysaccharide deacetylase family protein, whose translation is MSPKRRKKSAPADARLLFILFAGALLLFLGGELVRYLRSDSGAILIARSLGLGDRSRLTQILSRDVRRGLAAVNVPRDSVREEPPRGSGTSVHWRIGIAPEASLIQANRAISVAVAQGGGRVFSGRERPTPHGGSELTLVVGVGRDRTHELLLARAARPEEKSEAHAARIAIVLYGLGDDEATAKQALAIPRPFAVVLPPDTRSSEALFHEAHARGREVVLHLPLEPINYPQVSPGPGAILVTMKPARIASEVRREIAQARPVVAVANLMGSLATQDMTVMTAVYEELRRERLPFIHLTPVAGAVCRPLASQLGVVYAEPDLVLDGEARAEKPAGLDRAWRHLVENTPPGGTRVVWLRATATSRGWLEKSLDPKRLDGVDLVPLSAVLKRPPEL